From a single Streptomyces misionensis genomic region:
- a CDS encoding WD40 repeat domain-containing protein: MAARTGAGASTLSQAAAGERLPTLATVLAYAQACGGDPAEWERRWRQAAREVVEEPRPSQDDIDAPYRGLRRFEPEDAAVFFGRGALTAQLAAKVREHRLVAVVGASGSGKSSLLRAGLVPALRDAGPSGPRPAAIRILTPGHRPAERADLLEPAAGDGETLVVVDQFEELFTLGAEHGERSAFLDRLVGACAPGGRLRAVIAVRADFFGRCAEHPALAHALREATLLVGPMSPAELREAVVRPASAAGLVVERELTARIVAEAEGRPGSLPLVSHALLETWRRRRSRTLTLEMYEAAGGVEQAVTRSAEELYRRLTPDEAAAARRVLLRLVAPGDGTPDTRRPVPRAELDTGRPADRRVRELLAGARLLTLDGDVVDLAHEVLVTAWPRYRAWIDESRERLRTHRRLTEAARGWHDLGRDPGALYRGIRLATAEEAFAGPERQADLSPVERSFLDASLAVRDEELRAAARTARRQRLLTATLAVLLVLATTAGLIAWQQSRTSREQQRAAEAARRTALSRQLAAQSAALSATDPDLAALLAVHAYRTSPTAEATAGLYAAASSPLALRLAGHTGVVEALAFSPDGRTLATASDDRTVRLWDTATGRTRATLTGHHGAVLSVAFSPDGRLLATGGADRTVRLWNAATGRGLRTWAIGEVLTGNGVNDHEESSVPVVFSPDHRTLVTADADGTVQLRDTATGRTRATFNLPAASLAPSDGGPAASGGVKVVFSADGRTADVLDRLNGTLRRWDIAAGRPVPGPVLSGGGIDAIALSADGGTLATGHADGAVDLRNNAAGRPRAALPAAPGPDTTVTALAISPDRRTMAVVRDDHTARVVDTPTGWSTALPGRIDWTTSATFGPDGRLLATGSNDGTVRLWDMTAVRPRLALPDPGGTCPPAFSPDGSLLATGGEDGTVRVRDTVTGRLRATPARFHGAVTALAFVDHGRTLLMGDEKGTVRRWDTTTGRPRAAFTVPGNWATAFSRDGRLMVTVGEPEDIDDLTQPLTQPVRLWDIATGTPRRLWEDRTALDGMTVLSADARLLATDHGGVRVWDTATGRLAAAVTAPPGTESMSFSPDGHTLAGGGDDGAVHLWDTATGAPRTTLSGTRKIVSLAFRPRGSLVAAADDDGTVRLWDTATGQVQRSFTGPGRSPLVFFSTDGHTLATDDGSTVWLWPVASPDRAAAVTKICHSLHRDLTPRERARYLPLATSRPVCTV; this comes from the coding sequence ATGGCCGCCCGTACCGGAGCCGGGGCCAGCACCCTGTCGCAGGCGGCCGCCGGCGAGCGGCTGCCCACGCTTGCCACGGTGCTGGCCTACGCGCAGGCGTGCGGCGGGGACCCGGCCGAGTGGGAGCGGCGCTGGCGGCAGGCGGCCCGTGAGGTGGTGGAGGAACCCCGTCCGAGCCAGGACGACATCGACGCGCCCTACCGGGGGTTGCGTCGGTTCGAGCCCGAGGACGCCGCCGTGTTCTTCGGCAGGGGTGCGCTGACCGCGCAGCTCGCGGCGAAGGTCCGCGAGCACCGGCTGGTCGCCGTGGTGGGCGCGTCGGGCAGCGGCAAGTCCTCGCTGTTGCGCGCCGGCCTCGTCCCCGCCCTCCGGGATGCGGGGCCGTCCGGGCCGCGCCCCGCGGCGATCCGTATCCTCACTCCGGGCCACCGCCCTGCCGAGCGCGCCGACTTGCTCGAACCGGCCGCCGGAGACGGCGAAACCCTGGTCGTGGTCGACCAGTTCGAGGAGTTGTTCACCCTCGGCGCCGAGCACGGTGAGCGGAGCGCGTTCCTGGACCGGTTGGTGGGGGCCTGCGCGCCCGGCGGCCGGCTGCGGGCGGTGATCGCGGTGCGGGCGGACTTCTTCGGCCGCTGCGCCGAACATCCCGCGCTGGCGCACGCACTGCGTGAAGCCACACTGCTGGTGGGCCCGATGTCACCCGCGGAGCTGCGCGAGGCCGTCGTCAGGCCCGCGTCGGCGGCCGGGCTGGTGGTCGAGCGGGAGCTGACCGCCAGGATCGTCGCCGAGGCCGAGGGCCGGCCCGGCAGCCTCCCGCTGGTCTCGCACGCCCTGCTGGAGACCTGGCGGCGCCGCCGCAGCCGCACGCTGACCCTGGAGATGTACGAGGCCGCGGGCGGCGTCGAGCAGGCCGTCACCCGGAGCGCCGAGGAGCTGTACCGCCGTCTCACACCGGACGAGGCCGCGGCCGCCCGACGCGTCCTGCTGCGCCTGGTGGCCCCCGGCGACGGCACGCCCGACACCCGCCGCCCGGTACCCCGGGCCGAACTCGACACCGGCCGGCCGGCGGACCGCCGGGTACGCGAACTCCTGGCCGGGGCCCGTCTGCTCACCTTGGACGGCGACGTCGTCGACCTCGCGCACGAGGTACTCGTCACCGCGTGGCCCCGCTACCGCGCCTGGATCGACGAGAGCCGTGAACGGCTGCGCACGCACCGCCGGCTGACCGAGGCCGCCCGCGGCTGGCACGACCTGGGCCGTGACCCCGGTGCCCTCTACCGCGGCATCCGCCTGGCCACGGCCGAGGAAGCCTTCGCCGGCCCCGAGCGGCAGGCCGACCTCAGCCCCGTGGAACGGTCGTTCCTCGACGCCTCCCTCGCCGTACGCGACGAGGAGCTTCGTGCCGCGGCGCGCACCGCCCGCCGGCAGCGGCTGCTGACCGCGACGCTGGCCGTGCTCCTGGTTCTGGCCACCACGGCCGGCCTGATCGCCTGGCAGCAGAGCCGAACCAGCCGGGAGCAGCAGCGCGCGGCCGAAGCGGCCCGGCGGACCGCGCTGTCCCGCCAGCTCGCTGCGCAGTCGGCCGCCCTGTCCGCCACGGATCCGGACCTGGCGGCGCTGCTCGCCGTGCACGCCTACCGCACCAGCCCCACGGCCGAGGCGACAGCCGGTCTCTACGCGGCGGCCTCCTCCCCGCTCGCGCTGCGACTGGCCGGCCACACGGGTGTGGTCGAGGCGCTGGCCTTCAGTCCCGACGGACGCACCCTGGCCACCGCGAGCGACGACCGGACCGTACGCTTGTGGGACACCGCCACCGGCCGCACCCGCGCGACGCTGACCGGACACCACGGTGCCGTGCTCTCGGTGGCCTTCAGTCCCGACGGGCGGCTGCTGGCCACCGGCGGAGCCGACCGCACGGTCCGCCTGTGGAACGCCGCCACCGGCCGCGGCCTGCGGACCTGGGCCATCGGCGAAGTGCTCACGGGCAACGGCGTCAACGACCACGAGGAAAGCTCGGTGCCGGTCGTCTTCAGCCCCGACCACCGCACCCTGGTCACCGCCGACGCCGACGGCACCGTACAGCTGCGGGACACCGCCACCGGCCGCACCCGCGCCACCTTCAACCTGCCCGCCGCTTCCTTGGCGCCGTCCGACGGCGGCCCGGCGGCATCCGGCGGTGTGAAAGTGGTGTTCAGCGCCGACGGCCGCACCGCCGATGTCCTGGACCGGCTGAACGGCACACTACGGCGATGGGACATCGCCGCCGGGCGCCCCGTCCCCGGGCCCGTCCTGTCCGGTGGCGGCATCGATGCCATCGCGCTCAGCGCGGACGGCGGCACTCTCGCCACCGGGCACGCCGACGGAGCCGTGGACCTGCGGAACAACGCCGCCGGGCGCCCGAGGGCCGCGCTCCCGGCCGCGCCCGGCCCGGACACGACGGTCACGGCCCTGGCCATCAGCCCGGACCGGCGCACCATGGCCGTCGTGCGGGACGACCACACCGCCCGCGTGGTGGACACGCCGACCGGGTGGAGCACCGCCCTTCCCGGCCGCATCGACTGGACCACGTCCGCCACCTTCGGTCCGGACGGGCGTCTGCTGGCCACCGGAAGCAACGACGGCACCGTACGCCTGTGGGACATGACTGCCGTACGGCCCCGGCTGGCGCTGCCCGACCCCGGCGGGACCTGCCCCCCGGCCTTCAGCCCGGACGGGAGTCTGCTGGCCACCGGCGGCGAGGACGGCACCGTACGCGTGAGGGACACCGTCACCGGCCGCCTGCGCGCCACCCCTGCTCGTTTCCACGGGGCCGTGACGGCACTGGCGTTCGTCGACCACGGACGCACACTGCTCATGGGCGATGAGAAAGGAACCGTACGCCGATGGGACACCACCACCGGCCGGCCACGCGCCGCCTTCACCGTGCCCGGCAACTGGGCCACGGCCTTCAGCCGCGACGGGCGCCTGATGGTCACGGTCGGTGAACCCGAGGACATCGACGACCTGACGCAGCCCCTGACGCAGCCGGTCCGGCTGTGGGACATCGCCACCGGCACACCCCGCAGGCTGTGGGAAGACCGGACAGCCCTCGACGGCATGACGGTCCTCAGCGCCGACGCGCGCCTGCTGGCCACGGACCACGGCGGCGTACGCGTGTGGGACACGGCCACCGGCCGCTTGGCCGCCGCCGTCACCGCGCCACCCGGCACCGAGTCGATGAGCTTCAGCCCGGACGGACACACCCTGGCCGGCGGCGGCGACGACGGCGCCGTGCATCTGTGGGACACGGCCACCGGCGCACCGCGGACCACGCTGAGCGGTACCAGGAAAATCGTGTCCCTCGCCTTCCGCCCCCGCGGCAGCCTCGTCGCCGCCGCCGACGACGACGGCACCGTACGCCTGTGGGACACCGCCACCGGCCAGGTACAGCGGAGCTTCACCGGTCCCGGCCGGTCCCCGTTGGTCTTCTTCAGTACCGACGGGCACACACTGGCCACCGACGACGGGAGCACGGTGTGGCTCTGGCCCGTCGCCTCCCCCGACCGGGCTGCGGCCGTCACCAAGATCTGCCACTCCCTGCACCGGGACCTCACGCCCCGGGAACGCGCCCGCTACCTCCCCCTCGCCACGTCCCGCCCCGTCTGCACCGTCTGA